The DNA segment AGCGTGTAGCCTTGACAAGCGGTCACAAGGAGCccctgctgcttcttttgctccCGCAGCGCGGCAAACTGGGCGTTGAAGCATATTCGCTCATCCTTCGCATGGGCCAAACAGGGCTACAGAAAGGTTGATGCCCAATAAAGTTTCGAAGACCTCTAATACTTTCGATATCCTTTTATGGctgtcttgctggtgccactaAGAGAGCCTTGAACTTCTGCCAGTTCTTGCAAAGTCGCTAGCAGCCTTTCATAGTTTTCAACGAACCTTTGCATTGATTTTACTCTTACTGTCTACCTCGTTGGACAGAGTGGTATAGCAGTAAAGTATTCGGCCTGAAATAATGCTGCTCACCGGTATCATTACCCGGAGGAATTGCAACGCTCGAATAAACAGTCTTCCTGTTCTTCGATTCGAGGATTGCATTCGACACATCCTTTACAATGttcagggactccggaacttctTTCTGAGTGGGGAggagacttcgagcttatttatttaatgctcatttgcATACTAataaatttaatatttttattatttcatttttCAGTGTTCAAAGGTttatgcaaactgtcacgttgtggtgacgacactccagcagtcaggaagacaacgaaaaggcttccagaAGAAGCTGTTtcaggggctgactcgcgcccactaagaactgaatgactcggcggtggcgatagccacaagcgtgctcggtggtcatcgaactgaatgcctgcagttcttggccgcgctcaatttaaagctggcaaggaaccttcgagctgaagaaccaaaagcagctacaacaatctggaaaaatgtaaGAGCGCACGCAGCCACGATCAAtgaagataagtctggtcgcatctcgcgttacaaaacaaaatgataaagccgcgtgccggcggtttcgagtgcgaacgaacaaacggtgcaaagattcacggcagcataaaacgaattgaaatgggaagctttatagatgggaagctttacgcacgatgagtgatcaattgcattaaaaaagtttgtgcatagtttgtttaaattctgatAATCCTGATCATGTACAaaggtcagacagtcgacttctgttgggacatgacttaGGCTCCTGTCTGGGTTTGGTTGAGGGTTTGGGGAGCGATGTATATAGCTCAGCCCCGCTGTGATTGAGGGGTTATTTGAAGGGTGGGGGGATTGAGTGCTTCAAAATGTCAGAATCTGGGTCAAGTGTAGCGGTGGGGGTAAGGGGTGAGGGGGGGCGTTAGCTGCCATTGGAGAAATGCATTGGAAGAGGGGGGGACTTCCAGTTCAGAGTCCCTGCTTGGGGCTCGTGTTTTGCGCAGTTACAACTGTGTTACAACTTTCAATTAGAGCGGCCTAAGGGGCGAACCAGCCCAGTTCCAAGAACCCTAGGGATTACGAATAAAGCTCGGATTGACAGATGTGAGCAGTGCAGCCGCAGCGTCGTGCCCCCAAGATGTAGCTTGACATTTCCCTCTATCTGTCTAAACTTTCGCTTGGGGCCAACTTTTACTCAGTGCTATCCCAAGCTATATTTTGGAGCACGATACCCAAGCATCCAAGCCTATTTAGGAAACTTCCCTAGGAGCCAACTACGGGCCCATCTAGGGATAGCATTGCAAGAGGATGCCAAGGCAGTACGTGGGGCTGTCGCGACACCTGGCAGTAGGAAAGCGAAGCAAGATTAGATGTGTGCGCACTCGGAGAGGGGGGCTGCAAGCAACCGTGCGCAACGTGTGTGTGTTTGCGAGCTATATTGTGAGCATCCACGTTTGGGTTTTTTTAGGCATCACCGCATTCGACGTGTGCCATTACAACCAAGTTACCTTCTCACATTCGTCATGCGCTGTTCCCCCTGGACTATGTCATCACGCAATGTCTGAACGGGTCGTACTACGCACGCCAAAGGTTGCGAAAGCCATGACTAGCGCTCGCATTCTGAAGCTGTAATGTCGCTACTCTCCCTGCGTGGAAGCACGCGCGTCTACGAAAGGACATGATCAGCAGCTCTGCAAATGTCGCAGCCTGTACGCGAAAGGTGTTGATAACCAGCAGCTTTAACCAAGGGGAGTGAGGTGACATGATCAGCAGCTCTGCAAATGTCGCAGCCTGTACGCGAAAGGTGTTGATAACCAGCAGCTTTAACCAAGGGGAGTGAGGTGACATGATCAGCAGCTCTGCAAATGTCGCAGCCTGTACGCGAAAGGTGTTGATAACCAGCAGCTTTAACCAAGGGGAGTGAGGTGGCGCAGAAAGTTTGGCTGATGGTTTGCTTCTCGTGATGTGTGCTTAATTGCACCTTTGGTATGACCACAGTCGCAGAGTATCTCGCGCGATATGTGCTCTATTCGCCACTGAAACAGAACGGTATATTTCTGCTCCACCCTgtaacgacaaacgtgcaccaaaacCGATCTTCGGGAAAATTCATGCAACAGCAACATAAAAAAACGATGATTTAGTGATATCAGTATTATGGACAGGACCACTGATAAAAACAAAAGGGAGGGGAGGTAGCTGTGCATGCTGCGGACTTGCAGTGCGGAGCCAACATCACTGCGAGATTTTCTGGACGTATAATATTCGAAGCCTTGACAAGCCCGAACAGCAAAATGCGATCAGGCTGGAGCAGTTGTTCTTTCGCTTGTACACCACAAGAACGAACTTGCGCAGTCATGTGCAGGGCTTTACTCAGCGTTAAAGCAAAGTAGCGAGTCATAACGGCTGGCGCCTTTCTTTTTTACACCACGGCAAATTAATAGTTACGGAGCTACATCTATAATTGCACTTCTGAACTTCGCTGCGAAACCCAAGAAAACCTCTGCCCGATTGCCAGTTTGCTCAAGCTAACAATTAAGCTGCTCACGCTGCCTCCAAGCCAATCTTCTTCGGCTGCTGCCACACCCCCTTCAACCCCCCGAGGGGGCGTACTGCAATTCTGCTTTAGACAAACGTAGTGTTCACTGTAGGCGCAAATTCTTGCGAGTGAaccgtcaataataataataatacagaGATAGACCATATTGGCCATACGTATACTTGAGGTTGCAGGCAATTAAAAGATAACTTTATTCACGAGGTCGCACGTACTACTATAGACTTCGTTTGTACTTTGTATAGAAGCACATAAAATGAATAGATGCAAAGGATCCAAACACGCACAGCACAAGGTCACCACATATAATGGCAACAGATTACTACGGGCCTGTGGTGACCCGTAGAAGCGAATTCCGATTCCGGCCGCCGCGCGTATTATTTACCGCTTGGCATACTTCTGCACATATTCGCGCACTTTGGCTACGAAGCCTTCTTTGTCTCTCTGGTAATGCTCGGCAGCCTCGTTGTCTAGAGGGTCGTCGAAGTTGAGCAGGTCCGTGAAGAGCGCGTTCAGGCCCCAGACGATTTCCTTGAGTGTCCGCGTCGGCGCCCAGCCCATACCGTCGATGGAGCTTTCACGTAGAAGACTCAGGCACACATTCCCTTCCTCGTTAATGTTTGGATGCCAGAGCCGAGTCGTGCACTTCACCTTAGGAGGCACCATGTTGTAGTCTTCGGGAACATCGACTAGAAACACGAAGCGGCCGCCCTGCCAATAGCCCTCATCGGGCGCGATGATAAGCTCGAAGCGATGCAGCACGTCTGGGTCATCAAACTTGAGCGTGCATGTATTGGGAAGATTGGCCTCCATTTCTTGCACTTCGCGCACGAGCAGCTTGTCTCGGACGGAAGCTCGCCGCACAGCTCCGACGCTCTCGGGCACTAAGCTCTGCACGGAGTCTGTGTTGTTGTTCTGGGAGCTCTGCTTCAGCTTCTTCGACAAAGTGATCATAATGCTTGATTGCGCCTTGCCGACTTCCTCACGCACAAATCGTCTGACTCAAGAAATCATGTCTTTCGTGAAAACATCACGCGCGGaagctattgcaaaaaaaaaaaaacttcgtgccGCTGCAGGTGCGCGGCGGACAAATCTAGTGTTCTGGACAaatcgcaaagtgccctcaagtCGCCATCAAAGCGCACAGGGTTACCAGATGGTCCCAAGAGGTCTTTAAAAAGTAGCCGAATTGTCGGAAAATGTGAAAATTATATGTAGTTCAGAAATAGCCAAAAATAAATTGTGATTTATAGAACAATATTGAGCGCTTCGGAACTAAAAAGAGCAAACTGACACAGGCACATGAGCatgtgctttgtttttattttttccgcgTAACTTTTGCGTTTCCGCCCTTACACTTGAGTGCGTTCAGCTGTACATACGTAACTCTTTGATTCGCTGTTAAATTACTGGTCATGCGTACTAACCGTACCTGAACCTGCTAGCAATGCATGTAAAGAACATGTATCAATCAATCGTCATCGATCCAGTAGAAGGAATAAGCCCCACATCCAATTCAATCCAGATGACATGCGTCATGGCCATAGAGCGCGTTATTCGAATCGGAacgaatcccggccgcggcgctctgATTTCGACGGAGGAAGTGCTAAAGACGCCTGttgtgcggtgtcagcgcactTAGAGGGCATTAAATGGGCGAGCCATCAGTTATGGCATCTTTTTCAGCCCTTCCTCCATCTGATCCCTCACGATTCGGTTAAGGTGTCTGCCGCTGACCAAGTAATAGCTGGTTCGGCTGGGTGCTGCGCGTTTATTTGCtttgagtttcgatggaggcgaaacataaaaggcgcccgtgtgctgtgcgatatatcagtgcacgttataaagacccccaggtggtcacatttttttcagagccctccactacggcaccttttctcttccttctttcactctctcttcaCTAACGACGTGGCTGCAGCTGAGGTAcgtgtccatcgagaagtgagacagttgccgcacctttcatttcctgataacggATTCCTCAGAATAGTTCTCTAGCGTCTCCTTTTTCCCGTGTCTTCGCTTGAACTCGTGCGGCCAATGCGGTGGATTTTAGCGGTCTTTCCGCACACTGCTTTCATCTCACAGCGGTACCCTTCCCTCTCGGCCGTGACGAAATTTAGCACAAAAATAGCTACATGGCAAAAAATCTACGCCAACCTGAACAGGAAGTAGCCCAAATTGGCTATTTGTAGACGGCATATTTACAATGCAGTGTGGTTAAAGTGTACTATATAGTATATGCATGTTCCTGAGACGATGCAAAAGTTACTGGCGA comes from the Amblyomma americanum isolate KBUSLIRL-KWMA chromosome 1, ASM5285725v1, whole genome shotgun sequence genome and includes:
- the LOC144113773 gene encoding NEDD8-conjugating enzyme UBE2F-like codes for the protein MITLSKKLKQSSQNNNTDSVQSLVPESVGAVRRASVRDKLLVREVQEMEANLPNTCTLKFDDPDVLHRFELIIAPDEGYWQGGRFVFLVDVPEDYNMVPPKVKCTTRLWHPNINEEGNVCLSLLRESSIDGMGWAPTRTLKEIVWGLNALFTDLLNFDDPLDNEAAEHYQRDKEGFVAKVREYVQKYAKR